In Synechocystis sp. PCC 6714, the following are encoded in one genomic region:
- a CDS encoding TMEM165/GDT1 family protein yields MLTAFTAGLLLITISELGDKTFFIAMILAMRYPRRWVLVGVVGALATMTILSVLMGQILTFLPTRYINYAEVALFLIFGTKLLWDAYWMKATANLEEMEDAEKAIASGEKKLKIVPRGWGIVVESFALTFVAEWGDRTQIATIALAASNNAWGVSAGAILGHTICAVIAVMGGKFVAGRISEKTVTLIGGLLFYLFAAISWWTKVA; encoded by the coding sequence ATGCTAACTGCTTTTACTGCCGGTTTATTGTTGATAACTATCTCGGAATTAGGGGATAAAACTTTTTTTATTGCCATGATTTTAGCCATGCGCTATCCCCGCCGTTGGGTGTTAGTCGGAGTAGTGGGAGCATTGGCCACAATGACCATTTTGTCAGTGTTAATGGGACAAATTCTTACCTTTCTGCCCACTAGATATATCAACTATGCCGAGGTAGCTCTTTTTTTGATTTTTGGCACAAAGTTATTGTGGGATGCTTATTGGATGAAAGCCACGGCAAATCTAGAGGAAATGGAAGATGCGGAAAAAGCCATTGCCTCCGGCGAGAAAAAGCTGAAAATCGTACCCCGGGGATGGGGCATTGTGGTGGAAAGCTTTGCCCTCACCTTTGTAGCGGAATGGGGCGATCGCACTCAAATTGCGACCATTGCTTTGGCGGCGTCCAATAACGCTTGGGGAGTATCGGCAGGGGCCATTCTTGGTCATACCATCTGTGCGGTGATTGCGGTGATGGGAGGAAAATTTGTGGCAGGGCGTATTTCTGAGAAAACAGTGACTTTGATCGGTGGTCTTTTATTTTACTTATTTGCTGCGATTTCCTGGTGGACCAAGGTTGCTTAG
- a CDS encoding DUF4253 domain-containing protein, which translates to MLDLTAIIDQQTNGINYDITTEDLIVKLREWDKQYGIEISEVSFDSLIVRFENLPGDLEALAREIYEFCPDVIDQGFGCFDDALPMMMASGQEVPPETEALLTGVDWNDPDFGLTILKNSLHQDRAVFLWWD; encoded by the coding sequence ATGCTCGACCTAACAGCAATTATTGATCAGCAAACCAATGGTATCAATTACGATATCACCACGGAAGATTTGATTGTCAAACTTCGAGAGTGGGATAAGCAATATGGCATTGAAATCAGTGAAGTTTCCTTTGACAGTCTCATAGTCCGCTTTGAGAACTTACCGGGGGATTTAGAAGCCCTAGCTCGGGAAATCTATGAGTTTTGCCCTGACGTCATTGACCAGGGGTTTGGCTGTTTTGACGATGCCCTCCCGATGATGATGGCTTCTGGCCAGGAAGTTCCCCCAGAAACCGAGGCTTTGCTGACAGGAGTGGATTGGAATGATCCCGATTTTGGCCTAACCATATTGAAAAATTCTCTACATCAAGACCGAGCAGTTTTCCTGTGGTGGGATTAG
- a CDS encoding FAD-dependent oxidoreductase produces the protein MTEPSPNPNSTVVSRRTALKLLGVGTLGGAIGYSRLAKPQPARYDTDRLDLPQYLSQPKSVVVVGAGLAGLASAYELSKRGFKVTLLEKSPNLGGKVAGWPIQVGEETFQMEHGFHGFFPQYYNLKSIVNELAIADNFRSLDFYSLVFKEGYEPEVFRPSHSAFPWNIVDLTISSPNRLRWGINLTKPSHWQVFRAITGFQIPKSYDQLDSITVSDWVAKGFPKGLYDLYFLPFAKSSLNAPDVLSAGELMQFFHFYFFGNPEGLAFNGTKDDMVTSLVMPMVQSIQANGGEIITEATVSAINCDQGKIQSLQYVQGDDPVSDVPFTVTRNDLLARANPGDNVYYGAGDRVYWAKPEGKEALSLTCSHQGCTVAKQENGQFVCPCHGAVYDSDGKVVQGPAKRNLAKFAIQPGGNGEEVQLVSRTQNKPPTTTLKADYYVLAADVVGMKNLADRLDGDVNPQFVQQVKNLAVADPFAVARFWFDQDFDWPHSNFASLSGYRLTDSITLYHRIQNQFIAWAERTGGSVVELHAYCYKEKEFPTQGDLLATFEQELYEIVPSLATANLLHRELVNQKNFSGFPPNSYGDRPETATPVANLFFAGDWVKMPFPCGLMERAISSGLLSANAICHQEGLQRRELLTVMPEGILQI, from the coding sequence ATGACTGAACCATCCCCCAATCCTAATTCCACCGTTGTTTCCCGTCGCACTGCGCTAAAACTTTTAGGGGTAGGTACCCTGGGGGGCGCCATTGGTTATTCCCGCTTAGCTAAGCCCCAACCTGCCCGGTACGACACCGATCGCCTGGATTTGCCCCAATATTTGTCCCAGCCCAAGTCGGTGGTGGTGGTGGGGGCCGGTTTAGCGGGTTTAGCTTCGGCCTATGAACTGAGTAAACGGGGTTTTAAGGTCACCCTGTTGGAGAAGTCCCCGAATTTGGGAGGCAAGGTGGCGGGTTGGCCCATCCAGGTGGGGGAAGAAACTTTCCAGATGGAGCACGGTTTCCACGGTTTTTTTCCCCAATATTACAATCTAAAAAGCATTGTGAATGAGTTGGCGATCGCCGACAATTTCCGGTCTTTGGATTTCTACTCCCTGGTGTTTAAAGAAGGCTACGAGCCGGAGGTGTTTCGTCCCAGTCATTCTGCCTTTCCCTGGAACATTGTTGACCTGACCATTTCTTCCCCCAATCGTCTGCGCTGGGGCATTAATTTAACCAAGCCATCCCATTGGCAGGTATTCCGGGCTATTACGGGGTTCCAGATTCCCAAAAGCTATGATCAGCTAGACAGTATCACAGTGAGCGATTGGGTAGCCAAAGGATTTCCCAAGGGCTTATATGATCTCTACTTTTTGCCCTTTGCTAAATCTAGCCTTAATGCCCCCGATGTTTTGAGTGCGGGGGAATTGATGCAATTTTTCCATTTCTACTTTTTCGGTAATCCCGAAGGCCTGGCTTTCAACGGCACCAAGGACGATATGGTCACCAGTTTGGTGATGCCCATGGTGCAATCGATTCAAGCTAACGGTGGGGAAATTATCACCGAAGCCACCGTCAGTGCCATTAATTGTGACCAGGGGAAAATCCAATCCCTTCAATATGTCCAGGGGGATGATCCAGTTAGCGATGTGCCTTTCACAGTAACTCGTAACGACCTGTTGGCCCGGGCTAATCCCGGAGATAATGTTTATTACGGCGCTGGCGATCGGGTTTATTGGGCTAAGCCAGAAGGAAAAGAGGCTCTATCCCTCACCTGTAGTCACCAGGGTTGCACCGTTGCCAAACAGGAAAATGGTCAATTTGTCTGTCCCTGCCACGGCGCCGTGTATGACAGCGATGGAAAAGTAGTCCAGGGCCCGGCTAAGCGAAATTTGGCCAAGTTTGCCATTCAACCGGGGGGTAATGGAGAAGAAGTACAGTTAGTTTCCCGCACCCAAAATAAACCACCGACGACAACGTTAAAGGCGGATTATTATGTGTTGGCAGCGGACGTGGTGGGTATGAAAAACCTGGCCGATCGCCTGGATGGAGATGTTAACCCCCAATTTGTCCAGCAGGTGAAAAATCTAGCAGTGGCTGATCCCTTTGCGGTGGCTCGCTTCTGGTTTGACCAAGACTTTGACTGGCCCCACAGTAACTTCGCTTCCCTATCCGGCTATCGTCTCACCGACAGTATTACCCTCTATCACCGCATCCAAAATCAATTTATCGCCTGGGCCGAGCGCACCGGGGGCAGTGTGGTGGAGTTACACGCCTATTGCTACAAAGAAAAAGAATTTCCCACCCAAGGGGATTTGCTAGCCACCTTTGAGCAGGAATTGTATGAAATTGTCCCTTCCTTGGCTACGGCCAACCTGTTGCACCGGGAATTGGTTAACCAGAAAAATTTCTCCGGTTTTCCCCCCAACAGCTACGGCGATCGCCCGGAAACCGCAACTCCAGTGGCGAACCTATTTTTTGCAGGGGATTGGGTAAAAATGCCTTTTCCCTGTGGTTTGATGGAGCGGGCCATCAGCAGTGGCTTACTGTCCGCCAATGCCATTTGTCACCAAGAAGGTTTGCAACGGCGGGAATTATTAACGGTGATGCCAGAGGGGATTTTGCAAATTTAA
- the secA gene encoding preprotein translocase subunit SecA, whose product MFKTLFGDPNTRKLKKFQPYVAEVNLYEEDIEKLSDEELKYKTVEFRGALDRARTDAETEEILDEILPEAFAVVREAGKRVLGMRHFDVQLLGGIILHKGQIAEMKTGEGKTLVATLPSYLNGLTGKGVHVVTVNDYLARRDAEWMGQIHRFLGLTVGLVQSGMTPEERKKNYACDITYTTNSELGFDYLRDNMSTAMIEVVQRPFNYCIIDEVDSILIDEARTPLIISGQVERPTEKYLQASDIAAQLEPEIHYEVDEKQRNVLMTDEGFEKAEQLLKTTDLFDKNDPWAHYIFNAIKAKELFLKDVNYIVRNGEVVIVDEFTGRIMVGRRWSDGLHQAIEAKERVEIQKESQTLATITYQNFFLLYPKLSGMTGTAKTEETELEKVYNLQVTITPTNRPSSRQDWPDVVYKNEEAKWKAVALECEELHRQGRPILVGTTSVEKSEVISRLLQASGIHHNLLNARPENVERESEIVAQAGRKGAVTIATNMAGRGTDIILGGNSDYMARLKVREYLMPKIVRPEDDELGVGVTGWVSGREKPQGFGNQNGKKKVKTWQVSPDIYPTTISQETEELLKKAVKFAVDQYGLQSLTELEAEDKLAIASEKGPTDDPVILKLREVYNQIRREYEVLTSAEHKEVVELGGLHVIGTERHESRRVDNQLRGRAGRQGDPGSTRFFLSLEDNLLRIFGGDRVAGLMNMFRVEEDMPIESKMLTGSLEGAQKKVETYYYDIRKQVFEYDEVMNNQRKAIYAERRRVLEGLDLKEQVLVYAEKTMDEIVDAYVNPELPPEEWDVENMLDKAKQFVYLLEDLTVEDLGDMTVWEMKTFFHEEVRKAYDLKENQVDKVRPGLMREAERYFILQQIDNLWREHLQSMEALRESIGLRGYGQKDPLIEYKQEGYEMFLEMMIDIRRNVVYSLFQFQPQQQPQTV is encoded by the coding sequence ATGTTTAAAACCCTCTTTGGTGATCCCAATACCCGCAAACTGAAAAAGTTTCAGCCCTACGTGGCGGAGGTCAATCTCTACGAAGAGGACATTGAAAAGCTGTCTGACGAAGAGTTGAAGTATAAGACCGTCGAGTTTCGGGGAGCGTTGGATAGGGCCCGCACCGATGCGGAAACAGAGGAAATCTTGGATGAAATTTTACCCGAAGCTTTTGCCGTAGTGCGGGAAGCGGGCAAGCGGGTACTGGGTATGCGTCACTTTGACGTGCAACTGCTGGGGGGCATCATTCTCCACAAAGGGCAAATTGCGGAAATGAAAACCGGGGAAGGGAAAACGTTGGTGGCCACTCTGCCTTCCTATCTGAACGGTTTAACGGGGAAAGGGGTCCATGTGGTGACGGTGAACGATTACTTGGCCCGGCGGGATGCGGAATGGATGGGGCAAATTCATCGCTTTTTGGGCTTGACAGTGGGTCTAGTACAATCTGGTATGACTCCGGAGGAACGGAAAAAGAATTACGCCTGCGACATCACCTACACCACCAACAGCGAACTAGGCTTTGATTATTTGCGGGACAACATGTCCACCGCCATGATTGAAGTAGTACAGCGTCCCTTTAACTACTGCATCATCGACGAAGTAGACTCGATTTTGATTGACGAAGCCCGTACTCCTTTGATTATTTCTGGTCAGGTGGAACGGCCCACGGAAAAATATTTGCAGGCGTCGGACATTGCCGCCCAGCTAGAGCCGGAAATCCATTATGAAGTGGATGAAAAACAGCGTAATGTACTGATGACCGATGAAGGATTTGAGAAGGCGGAACAATTACTAAAAACCACTGATTTGTTTGATAAAAATGATCCCTGGGCCCACTACATTTTCAATGCGATCAAAGCGAAGGAATTATTCCTCAAGGATGTGAACTACATTGTCCGTAATGGGGAAGTGGTAATCGTGGATGAATTCACCGGCCGGATTATGGTGGGACGCCGTTGGAGTGACGGTCTGCACCAGGCGATCGAAGCGAAGGAACGGGTGGAAATTCAAAAAGAAAGTCAGACTTTGGCTACCATTACCTATCAAAATTTCTTTTTGCTTTATCCCAAACTTTCTGGCATGACGGGGACCGCCAAAACGGAAGAAACGGAGTTGGAAAAGGTTTATAACCTCCAGGTGACCATCACCCCCACCAATCGTCCTTCTAGCCGTCAAGATTGGCCCGATGTGGTCTATAAGAACGAGGAAGCGAAATGGAAAGCGGTGGCGTTGGAGTGTGAAGAACTCCATCGGCAGGGTCGTCCCATCCTGGTGGGTACCACCAGCGTGGAAAAATCAGAAGTTATTTCTCGGTTGTTGCAGGCCAGTGGCATTCACCATAACTTGCTCAATGCCCGGCCAGAGAATGTGGAACGGGAATCGGAAATTGTTGCCCAAGCAGGACGTAAGGGGGCGGTGACCATTGCCACCAACATGGCTGGTCGGGGTACGGACATTATTCTGGGGGGGAACTCGGACTATATGGCTCGCCTTAAGGTGCGGGAATATTTGATGCCGAAAATTGTCCGTCCCGAAGATGATGAGTTGGGAGTTGGGGTAACAGGTTGGGTGAGCGGCCGGGAAAAACCCCAGGGCTTTGGCAATCAAAATGGCAAGAAAAAGGTGAAAACCTGGCAGGTATCCCCGGACATTTACCCCACCACCATTAGCCAGGAAACGGAGGAATTGCTCAAAAAAGCAGTGAAGTTTGCGGTGGACCAATACGGACTGCAAAGTTTGACGGAACTGGAAGCGGAAGATAAATTGGCGATCGCCTCGGAGAAGGGTCCCACCGATGATCCGGTCATTCTCAAACTGCGGGAAGTGTACAACCAAATTCGTCGAGAGTACGAAGTATTGACCTCGGCGGAACATAAAGAAGTGGTGGAATTGGGAGGATTACACGTAATTGGTACGGAACGCCATGAATCCCGTCGGGTAGATAACCAACTGCGGGGGCGGGCTGGTCGCCAAGGGGACCCCGGTTCCACTCGCTTTTTCCTGAGCCTGGAAGATAACTTACTCCGCATTTTTGGCGGCGATCGGGTGGCGGGACTGATGAATATGTTCCGGGTGGAAGAAGATATGCCCATCGAGTCGAAAATGCTCACCGGCTCCCTAGAAGGGGCCCAGAAAAAGGTGGAAACCTATTACTACGACATCCGTAAGCAGGTGTTTGAGTATGACGAAGTAATGAATAACCAACGGAAGGCCATCTATGCGGAGCGCCGTCGGGTGCTGGAGGGTTTGGATCTAAAAGAACAGGTATTGGTCTATGCCGAAAAAACCATGGATGAAATTGTCGATGCCTACGTCAATCCGGAATTACCCCCCGAGGAATGGGACGTGGAAAATATGCTTGATAAGGCTAAACAGTTCGTTTATTTGCTCGAAGATCTAACAGTGGAGGATCTGGGGGATATGACCGTGTGGGAAATGAAAACCTTTTTCCACGAAGAAGTCCGCAAAGCCTATGACCTCAAGGAAAACCAGGTGGATAAGGTGCGTCCGGGGCTAATGCGGGAAGCAGAACGGTATTTTATCTTGCAACAGATCGACAATCTCTGGCGGGAACATCTCCAGTCCATGGAGGCTCTCCGGGAGTCCATTGGACTACGGGGTTATGGGCAAAAAGATCCATTGATTGAATACAAGCAGGAAGGTTACGAAATGTTCCTGGAAATGATGATCGACATTCGTCGCAATGTGGTTTATTCCCTCTTCCAGTTCCAACCCCAGCAACAACCCCAAACTGTTTAA
- a CDS encoding EAL domain-containing protein, whose translation MNIWSLFKFPPVPWWVAKQRSLVESPLSHGFWTLGQTHQHQQKQIATNLEHPQQREIEHLKRRLAATEAAREELAQELSQYHRQRLPSSPSHASGLQRALARLGQWGMLSRDLYEFFDQATELICATLGVDYCGIWELLPNRSALLLCAGNGWEESLVGNYTIDATNRSYAGYTIQHNGDRRVEEYEPIIELDLRISQKFRASPLLHNLGIISGINLMVAGPRTAFGVLGVYSLTIRKFTEEEIEFLTVASHILAAAIDRQEYEERLLLLQQAIDASSNGILIADALGSDNLVVYANQGFETITGFNREEVIGQNCRFLLNEDRQGEQNKQLEKLRTAIAHGQECEVVLKNYRKDGAFFWNHLYLSPIYNQQNFLVNFIGIQTDVTQQKLAEQQLRASEEFFSSMIVTITDGLLIVDQEGIIQFVNPAAKEMFKRREHELLQQPFGIPFVANQVTEITLTPPDGSLVVAEMRVSSIHWQKGKAFLVSLRDITEQYQARHALAESEKKYRHIVELTSEGIWILDQEQQTIFANQQLADMLGYSVQEILDKNITAFVLAIHHLPESEQEHQECLQSFPSCVLPNHYQVYDVQLQRRDGSVLWGLVSRSAWYDEWGNYRGELVMLTDITARKSVEQALSASEQRLEGILGSIQDVVWSADAVSFATLYLNPATAIVYGQCLQTCYQSKNFWFEGVHPGDRPLLECHLQLLMEKGHTELEYRIIQPAGKERWLFRRSQLVRDNQDRPIRIDGIDSDITERKSAAEKLHYNANHDPLTNLPNRLLFLDRLGHALQRNLRRQEFRFAVLFLDLDGFKIINDSLGHSCGDLLLQGIAHRLRQCLRPEDTLARLGGDEFTMLIENITCPEDVVAIAQRIHYVLQKPFNLKGQEIFTNTSIGIALNHAYYRHPQDILRDADTAMYRAKAAGKGRYAIFNQTMHHHAVQRLQRENDLRRAIDRHELRLHYQPIVCLKTGQLQGVEALLRWQHPEEGLLLPGEFVAIAEETGLIVPMGDWILWEASQQILKLKQHFPRLPYLQVSVNVSVRQLRDQRIIQTVDEILATTNLAPQDLKLEITESLLIDNLDLAADVLLNLRRRNIQISLDDFGTGYSSLSYLHRFPITTLKVDRSFVNAMEPNDQNTAIVHTIVTLAHTLGLDVIAEGIETEKHLTQLHWLGCDGGQGYYFAQPIPSEKLIDFLALQMPQWLIPAVAE comes from the coding sequence ATGAATATTTGGTCTCTTTTCAAGTTTCCTCCGGTGCCTTGGTGGGTTGCTAAACAGAGAAGCTTGGTAGAGTCGCCCCTTTCCCATGGTTTTTGGACCCTTGGGCAAACTCATCAACATCAACAAAAACAGATTGCCACTAATTTGGAGCATCCACAACAACGGGAAATTGAGCATCTCAAACGACGGTTAGCAGCAACGGAGGCGGCCAGGGAAGAATTAGCCCAGGAACTGAGCCAATACCATAGACAGAGATTGCCGTCGTCCCCGTCCCATGCCTCTGGTCTACAGAGAGCCCTAGCCCGTTTGGGACAGTGGGGCATGCTGAGCCGGGATTTGTACGAGTTTTTTGACCAAGCTACAGAGTTGATTTGTGCCACTCTAGGGGTGGATTATTGCGGCATCTGGGAATTGTTGCCAAATCGTTCAGCCCTATTGCTCTGCGCCGGGAATGGTTGGGAGGAGTCTTTGGTGGGCAACTATACCATTGATGCCACTAATCGTTCCTATGCTGGCTATACCATTCAACATAATGGCGATCGCCGGGTGGAAGAGTATGAGCCTATTATTGAACTAGATTTAAGGATAAGTCAAAAGTTTCGAGCTTCTCCTTTACTACATAACCTCGGTATTATCAGCGGCATAAATTTAATGGTGGCGGGGCCCCGGACTGCGTTTGGGGTTTTGGGCGTCTACAGTCTGACTATTCGTAAATTTACTGAGGAAGAAATTGAGTTTTTGACGGTGGCTAGCCATATCCTTGCCGCGGCCATCGACCGCCAGGAGTACGAAGAGAGATTATTGCTGTTGCAACAGGCCATTGATGCCAGTTCTAACGGCATTTTGATCGCCGATGCCCTGGGCTCAGATAATTTGGTGGTCTATGCTAACCAAGGCTTTGAAACTATTACCGGTTTTAATCGGGAGGAAGTGATTGGGCAAAACTGTCGTTTTCTGCTCAATGAAGACCGCCAAGGGGAACAAAATAAACAACTAGAAAAACTCCGCACGGCGATCGCCCACGGACAGGAGTGCGAAGTAGTGCTGAAAAACTATCGCAAAGATGGCGCATTTTTTTGGAATCATTTATACCTTTCCCCTATCTATAATCAGCAAAACTTCCTCGTTAATTTCATCGGTATTCAAACCGATGTTACCCAACAAAAATTAGCAGAGCAACAGCTACGGGCCAGTGAAGAATTCTTCAGTAGCATGATTGTCACCATCACCGATGGGCTATTAATTGTCGATCAAGAGGGAATTATCCAATTTGTCAACCCGGCTGCCAAAGAGATGTTTAAACGGCGGGAGCATGAACTACTCCAACAACCCTTTGGCATACCTTTTGTGGCCAATCAAGTTACCGAAATTACCCTCACTCCCCCCGACGGTAGTTTGGTGGTCGCGGAAATGCGAGTTTCTTCCATCCATTGGCAAAAGGGCAAAGCATTTTTGGTTTCCCTACGGGATATTACAGAACAATACCAAGCCCGCCATGCCCTGGCCGAAAGTGAGAAAAAATACCGCCACATTGTAGAGCTGACTTCCGAGGGCATTTGGATTTTAGACCAAGAGCAGCAAACTATCTTTGCTAACCAACAGTTGGCCGATATGTTGGGATATTCGGTGCAGGAGATTTTAGATAAAAACATCACTGCCTTTGTGCTGGCCATCCACCATTTGCCGGAGTCAGAACAGGAGCATCAGGAATGCCTCCAATCTTTTCCCAGTTGCGTGTTGCCGAACCATTACCAGGTTTATGATGTACAACTCCAACGGAGGGATGGCAGTGTGCTCTGGGGTTTAGTGTCCCGCAGTGCTTGGTATGACGAATGGGGCAACTATCGGGGCGAGTTGGTCATGTTAACAGATATCACCGCCCGGAAATCTGTGGAGCAGGCCCTTTCCGCCAGTGAGCAACGCCTAGAAGGCATTTTAGGTTCTATCCAAGATGTGGTTTGGTCAGCGGATGCGGTCAGTTTTGCCACCCTTTATCTCAACCCTGCCACAGCCATTGTCTATGGTCAGTGCCTCCAAACCTGTTACCAGAGTAAGAATTTTTGGTTTGAAGGGGTCCATCCCGGCGATCGCCCTTTGTTGGAATGTCATCTGCAATTGCTGATGGAAAAGGGCCACACGGAATTGGAGTATCGTATTATTCAACCGGCGGGCAAGGAAAGATGGCTCTTTCGCCGTAGCCAATTGGTGCGGGATAACCAAGACCGTCCCATCCGCATCGATGGCATTGACAGCGACATTACCGAACGGAAATCAGCGGCGGAAAAACTCCACTACAACGCCAACCACGATCCCCTAACTAATTTGCCCAATCGGCTACTCTTTCTCGACCGCCTGGGCCATGCTCTACAAAGGAATTTACGCCGTCAGGAGTTTCGTTTTGCGGTGCTGTTCCTGGATTTGGACGGATTTAAAATTATTAACGATAGTTTGGGGCACAGCTGCGGAGATTTACTACTCCAGGGCATTGCCCACCGCCTGCGTCAATGTTTGCGCCCGGAAGATACCCTGGCTCGGTTGGGGGGGGACGAATTCACCATGTTGATTGAAAACATCACCTGTCCCGAAGATGTGGTGGCCATTGCCCAAAGAATTCACTACGTACTACAAAAACCCTTTAACCTGAAGGGCCAGGAAATTTTTACCAATACCAGCATTGGCATTGCCCTTAACCATGCCTACTACCGTCATCCCCAGGATATTTTGCGGGATGCGGACACCGCTATGTATCGAGCCAAAGCCGCAGGGAAGGGCCGCTATGCCATTTTTAACCAGACCATGCACCACCATGCTGTCCAGAGGCTCCAGCGGGAGAATGATTTGCGTCGGGCGATCGATCGCCATGAGTTGAGGTTACATTACCAGCCGATTGTGTGCCTAAAAACAGGGCAGTTGCAAGGAGTGGAAGCCCTTTTGCGCTGGCAACATCCCGAAGAAGGTTTACTCTTGCCCGGGGAATTTGTGGCGATCGCCGAAGAAACAGGGTTGATTGTGCCCATGGGGGACTGGATTCTCTGGGAGGCGAGTCAGCAAATACTGAAACTGAAGCAGCATTTCCCCCGGCTGCCCTACCTTCAGGTGAGTGTCAATGTTTCCGTGCGTCAACTACGAGATCAGCGAATTATCCAAACGGTGGACGAAATTCTAGCCACCACCAATTTGGCTCCCCAGGACCTCAAACTGGAAATTACAGAAAGTTTATTGATTGACAATTTAGATCTAGCTGCCGACGTACTCTTGAATCTGCGACGCAGAAATATTCAAATTTCCCTCGATGATTTTGGCACTGGCTATTCTTCCCTCAGTTATCTACACCGTTTTCCCATTACGACCCTTAAAGTTGACCGCTCCTTTGTTAACGCCATGGAGCCCAACGACCAAAACACCGCCATTGTCCACACCATTGTTACCCTAGCCCACACCCTAGGATTGGACGTAATTGCTGAGGGCATTGAAACGGAAAAACATTTGACCCAACTGCACTGGCTGGGGTGTGACGGGGGGCAGGGTTATTATTTTGCCCAACCCATTCCCTCAGAGAAGTTAATCGATTTTTTAGCACTCCAAATGCCCCAGTGGCTGATTCCGGCTGTGGCTGAATAG